The Nocardioides humi genome includes a region encoding these proteins:
- the rhaI gene encoding L-rhamnose isomerase, translating to MTDFAAIAAQLDGQAIELPSWAFGNSGTRFKVFGSAGTPRSVEEKIADAAQVHRLTGLAPTVALHIPWDKVDDYAALASYAVEQGVRLGTVNSNTFQDDDYKLGSLAHLDPKVRQKAIDHHFECIDVMAATGSRDLKIWLADGSNYPGQTDLRGRQDRLAESLATIYGRLGEEQRLVLEYKFFEPAFYHTDVPDWGTSYAQVAALGERAMVCLDTGHHAPGTNIEFIVMQLLRLGRLGSFDFNSRFYADDDLIVGAADPFQLFRILFEVIRGGGYGPANPDGHSDVAFMLDQCHNIEDKIPGQIRSVLNVQEMTARALLVDREALDAAQSAGDVLGAHGVLMDAFYTDVRADLAAWREERGLPADPMRAYAESGYQAQIEAARVGGTQLSWN from the coding sequence ATGACCGACTTCGCCGCCATCGCGGCCCAGCTCGACGGCCAGGCCATCGAGCTCCCTTCGTGGGCGTTCGGCAACTCCGGCACCCGCTTCAAGGTCTTCGGCAGCGCGGGGACCCCGCGCAGCGTCGAGGAGAAGATCGCCGACGCTGCCCAGGTGCACCGGCTGACCGGCCTCGCGCCGACCGTCGCCCTCCACATCCCGTGGGACAAGGTCGACGACTACGCCGCGCTCGCGTCGTACGCCGTCGAGCAGGGCGTGCGACTCGGCACGGTCAACTCCAACACCTTCCAGGACGACGACTACAAGCTGGGCTCGCTCGCCCACCTCGACCCGAAGGTCCGGCAGAAGGCGATCGACCACCACTTCGAGTGCATCGACGTGATGGCCGCGACCGGCTCCCGGGACCTCAAGATCTGGCTCGCCGACGGCAGCAACTACCCCGGCCAGACCGACCTGCGCGGCCGGCAGGACCGGCTCGCCGAGTCGCTCGCGACGATCTACGGCCGGCTCGGCGAGGAGCAGCGGCTGGTGCTGGAGTACAAGTTCTTCGAGCCGGCGTTCTACCACACCGACGTCCCGGACTGGGGCACGTCGTACGCCCAGGTCGCGGCCCTCGGCGAGCGGGCCATGGTCTGCCTCGACACCGGCCACCACGCCCCGGGCACGAACATCGAGTTCATCGTGATGCAGCTGCTGCGGCTCGGGAGGCTCGGCTCCTTCGACTTCAACTCGCGCTTCTACGCGGACGACGACCTGATCGTCGGCGCGGCCGACCCGTTCCAGCTGTTCCGCATCCTCTTCGAGGTGATCCGCGGCGGCGGCTACGGCCCGGCCAACCCCGACGGGCACAGCGACGTCGCGTTCATGCTCGACCAGTGCCACAACATCGAGGACAAGATCCCCGGGCAGATCCGCTCCGTGCTCAACGTGCAGGAGATGACTGCCCGCGCGCTGCTCGTCGACCGGGAGGCGCTCGACGCCGCGCAGTCCGCCGGCGACGTGCTCGGCGCGCACGGCGTGCTGATGGACGCCTTCTACACCGACGTCCGCGCCGACCTCGCCGCCTGGCGCGAGGAGCGCGGCCTGCCGGCCGACCCGATGCGCGCGTACGCCGAGTCCGGCTACCAGGCGCAGATCGAGGCCGCCCGCGTCGGCGGCACCCAGCTTTCGTGGAACTGA
- the rhaS gene encoding rhamnose ABC transporter substrate-binding protein, which translates to MRINTKRFAAGAALALVATLGLAACGSDDDGGGSGDGDGLTVTFLPKNLGNPYFETSDAGGEKAVKEFGGTYAEVGPDTAGPDAQVSYIDTAAAQGVSALIVSANDPTALCDSLNAARDAGTKVVTFDSDTDPECRDLFINQATAEGIAKVQIDIIAEQIGDEGEVAILSAAANATNQNAWIDLMKADLAANHPNIKLVDTVYGDDDDQTSFDKTAALLADHPNLKGIISPTTVGISAAARYLSTSSAKGKVALTGLGTPDQMRDYVKDGTVAEFALWNPEELGYLSAYAGKALADGDITGAEGDTFEAGDLGEFTVGADSTVLLGDPYRFNADNIDDFHF; encoded by the coding sequence ATGAGGATCAACACCAAGCGGTTCGCTGCGGGTGCAGCACTGGCGCTGGTCGCCACCCTGGGCCTGGCCGCCTGCGGCAGCGACGACGACGGCGGCGGCTCGGGCGACGGCGACGGCCTCACCGTCACCTTCCTGCCGAAGAACCTCGGCAACCCGTACTTCGAGACCAGCGACGCCGGCGGCGAGAAGGCCGTCAAGGAGTTCGGCGGCACCTACGCCGAGGTGGGTCCCGACACGGCCGGCCCCGACGCGCAGGTCTCCTACATCGACACCGCGGCCGCGCAGGGCGTCAGCGCCCTGATCGTCTCGGCCAACGACCCGACGGCGCTGTGCGACTCGCTCAACGCCGCCCGCGACGCCGGCACCAAGGTCGTCACCTTCGACTCCGACACCGACCCCGAGTGCCGCGACCTGTTCATCAACCAGGCCACCGCCGAGGGCATCGCGAAGGTCCAGATCGACATCATCGCCGAGCAGATCGGCGACGAGGGCGAGGTCGCCATCCTGTCGGCGGCCGCCAACGCCACGAACCAGAACGCCTGGATCGACCTGATGAAGGCCGACCTCGCGGCCAACCACCCGAACATCAAGCTCGTCGACACCGTCTACGGCGACGACGACGACCAGACCTCGTTCGACAAGACCGCGGCGCTGCTGGCCGACCACCCGAACCTCAAGGGCATCATCTCGCCGACCACCGTCGGCATCTCGGCCGCAGCCCGCTACCTGTCGACGTCGTCGGCCAAGGGCAAGGTCGCGCTGACCGGCCTCGGCACCCCGGACCAGATGCGCGACTACGTCAAGGACGGCACCGTCGCCGAGTTCGCGCTCTGGAACCCCGAGGAGCTCGGCTACCTCTCGGCGTACGCCGGCAAGGCGCTCGCCGACGGCGACATCACCGGTGCGGAGGGCGACACCTTCGAGGCCGGCGACCTGGGCGAGTTCACCGTCGGCGCGGACAGCACCGTCCTGCTCGGCGACCCGTACCGCTTCAACGCCGACAACATCGACGACTTCCACTTCTGA
- a CDS encoding helix-turn-helix domain-containing protein produces the protein MTVVHERRVAGKDEGWTPTGLDLEILGLLAQGLTIDAIGRKIGLSDRTVRRRLRTVADELGVDSSIEVVVHAVRAGLI, from the coding sequence ATGACCGTGGTCCACGAGCGGCGGGTCGCCGGCAAGGACGAGGGATGGACGCCCACGGGCCTCGACCTCGAGATCCTCGGCCTGCTCGCCCAGGGGCTCACCATCGACGCCATCGGCCGCAAGATCGGCCTCTCGGACCGCACCGTGCGCCGACGGCTGCGCACCGTCGCCGACGAGCTGGGCGTTGACTCCTCGATCGAGGTCGTCGTGCACGCCGTGCGCGCCGGCCTGATCTGA
- a CDS encoding L-rhamnose mutarotase translates to MPRYCFSLQVRPDRMEEYAERHRAVWPDMLAALEETGWRNYSLFLREDGLLIGYVEADDLAAARAAMAATEVNARWQAEMASYFTQLEGAPDEGFVLLREVFHLDDQLTAARAESH, encoded by the coding sequence ATGCCCCGCTACTGCTTCAGTCTCCAGGTCCGTCCCGACCGGATGGAGGAGTACGCCGAGCGACACCGCGCCGTCTGGCCGGACATGCTCGCCGCGCTCGAGGAGACGGGCTGGCGCAACTACTCCCTGTTCCTGCGGGAGGACGGCCTGCTGATCGGGTACGTCGAGGCCGACGACCTCGCCGCCGCCCGGGCCGCCATGGCCGCCACCGAGGTCAACGCCCGCTGGCAGGCCGAGATGGCGTCGTACTTCACCCAGCTCGAGGGTGCACCCGACGAGGGATTCGTCCTGCTCCGCGAGGTCTTCCACCTCGACGACCAACTGACCGCTGCTCGCGCAGAAAGCCACTGA
- a CDS encoding rhamnulokinase has translation MRARGSLFWDVLGIHRETLAGIREVARTGPLHGIGIDSWAIDYGLLDRDGLLLGQVFSHRDARVDGIAEKVVAEIGAPALYATTGIQQLPFNTLYQLVAARGTAALESAETLLLLPDLLGYWLTGAVGAERTNASTTQLYDVRAGAWAVDLCRDLGLPWGILPPLRDPGSLLGPLLPEVAREVGVGADVPVVAVGSHDTASAVVGVPASGGDFAYISSGTWSLVGLELDAPVLTEAAREADFTNELGVDGTVRFLKNVMGLWVLSESLRSWSERRYADVELRSLIAAAAEFAPLRTVVDINDPRLLAPSTAADPMPERIAALAAEAGETVPHSPVAITRCIVDSLAVAYRRHVRTAATLAGTSPEVVHVVGGGSQNELLCQLTADACGLPVLAGPVEAAALGNVLVQGRALGADLPDLSAMRDLVRRSYDVRRFEPRDGTDWAAAERRVG, from the coding sequence GTGCGGGCCCGGGGGTCGCTGTTCTGGGACGTCCTCGGCATCCACCGCGAGACCCTGGCCGGCATCCGCGAGGTCGCCCGCACCGGCCCGCTGCACGGCATCGGCATCGACTCCTGGGCGATCGACTACGGGCTGCTCGACCGCGACGGCCTGCTCCTCGGCCAGGTCTTCAGCCACCGCGACGCGCGAGTCGACGGGATCGCCGAGAAGGTGGTCGCCGAGATCGGCGCGCCCGCGCTCTATGCCACCACCGGCATCCAGCAGCTGCCGTTCAACACGCTCTACCAGCTGGTCGCCGCCCGCGGCACCGCCGCGCTGGAGTCCGCCGAGACCCTGTTGCTGCTGCCGGACCTGCTCGGGTACTGGCTCACCGGCGCCGTCGGCGCGGAGCGCACCAACGCCTCCACCACCCAGCTGTACGACGTCCGCGCCGGCGCCTGGGCGGTCGACCTGTGCCGCGACCTCGGCCTCCCGTGGGGGATCCTGCCGCCCCTGCGCGACCCGGGCTCCCTGCTCGGCCCCCTGCTGCCCGAGGTCGCCCGCGAGGTCGGCGTCGGCGCCGACGTACCCGTGGTGGCGGTGGGCTCGCACGACACCGCCTCGGCCGTCGTCGGCGTGCCCGCGAGCGGCGGCGACTTCGCCTACATCTCCTCCGGCACCTGGTCGCTGGTCGGCCTGGAGCTGGACGCCCCCGTGCTCACCGAGGCCGCGCGCGAGGCCGACTTCACCAACGAGCTGGGCGTCGACGGCACCGTGCGCTTCCTCAAGAACGTGATGGGCCTGTGGGTCCTCTCGGAGTCGCTGCGGTCGTGGAGCGAGCGCCGCTACGCCGACGTCGAGCTGCGCTCGCTGATCGCCGCCGCGGCGGAGTTCGCGCCGCTCCGCACGGTCGTCGACATCAACGACCCACGACTGCTCGCCCCGAGCACGGCCGCCGACCCGATGCCCGAGCGGATCGCCGCGCTGGCCGCGGAAGCCGGCGAGACAGTCCCGCACTCCCCGGTCGCGATCACCCGCTGCATCGTCGACAGCCTCGCCGTCGCCTACCGCCGCCACGTCCGCACGGCCGCCACCCTCGCCGGGACCTCGCCCGAGGTCGTCCACGTCGTCGGCGGCGGCTCGCAGAACGAGCTCCTCTGCCAGCTCACCGCCGACGCCTGCGGCCTGCCGGTCCTCGCCGGCCCGGTCGAGGCGGCCGCCCTCGGCAACGTCCTCGTCCAGGGCCGCGCCCTCGGCGCCGACCTCCCGGACCTGTCGGCGATGCGCGACCTCGTCCGGCGCTCGTACGACGTCCGCCGGTTCGAGCCGCGCGACGGCACCGACTGGGCGGCGGCCGAGCGGCGAGTCGGATGA
- a CDS encoding bifunctional aldolase/short-chain dehydrogenase, whose translation MTNPAAAALIARSNRLGADPKNTNYAGGNTSAKGTETDPVTGEPVELVWVKGSGGDLGTLTESGLAVLRLDRMRSLVDVYPGIEREDEMVAAFDYCLHGKGGAAPSIDTAMHGLVDAAHVDHLHPDSGIAIATAADGEALTKEIYGDRVVWVPWRRPGFQLGLDIAGIKAQNPQSIGCILGGHGITAWGDTSEEAEANSLWIIDTAAAYIAEHSKAEPFGPALDGYAALPDAQRRARAAALAPTVRGIASADRPMVGHFTDTDVVLDFLASSEHPRLAALGTSCPDHFLRTKVKPLVLDLPPSASVEDSIARLHELAAAYREDYQAYYDRHATPESPAIRGKDPLIVLVPGVGMFSFGKDKQTARVAGEFYVNAINVMRGAEGLSTYAPIDEAEKFRIEYWALEEAKLQRMPKPKPLATRVALVTGAASGIGRATAAKLAAEGACVVIADLSLERAQEAAVELGGSDVAVGVRVDVSSAEAVQAAVDAAVLAFGGVDLVVNNAGLSLSRSLLETTEQDWDLQHDVMAKGSFLVAQATAKVMIEQRMGGDIVYISSKNSIFAGPNNVAYGAAKADQAHQVRLLAAELGEHGIKVNGVNPDGVVQGSGIFASGWGANRAAVYGVEEKDLGKFYAQRTILKREVLPDHIANAVFVLCGPELTHTTGLHIPVDAGVAAAFLR comes from the coding sequence ATGACGAATCCCGCAGCAGCCGCGCTGATCGCGCGCTCCAACCGCCTCGGCGCCGACCCCAAGAACACCAACTACGCGGGCGGCAACACCTCGGCGAAGGGCACCGAGACCGACCCGGTCACCGGCGAGCCCGTCGAGCTGGTCTGGGTCAAGGGCTCCGGCGGCGACCTCGGCACCCTGACCGAGTCCGGCCTCGCCGTGCTCCGTCTCGACCGGATGCGCAGCCTGGTCGACGTCTACCCGGGCATCGAGCGCGAGGACGAGATGGTCGCCGCGTTCGACTACTGCCTGCACGGCAAGGGCGGCGCCGCCCCGTCGATCGACACCGCCATGCACGGTCTCGTCGACGCCGCGCACGTCGACCACCTGCACCCCGACTCCGGCATCGCCATCGCGACCGCCGCCGACGGCGAGGCGCTGACCAAGGAGATCTACGGCGACAGGGTCGTCTGGGTCCCGTGGCGCCGGCCCGGCTTCCAGCTCGGCCTCGACATCGCCGGGATCAAGGCGCAGAACCCGCAGTCGATCGGCTGCATCCTCGGCGGCCACGGCATCACCGCGTGGGGCGACACCAGCGAGGAGGCCGAGGCCAACTCGCTGTGGATCATCGACACCGCCGCCGCCTACATCGCCGAGCACAGCAAGGCCGAGCCCTTCGGCCCCGCCCTCGACGGGTACGCCGCCCTGCCGGACGCCCAGCGCCGCGCGCGGGCCGCGGCGCTGGCCCCCACCGTCCGCGGCATCGCGAGCGCCGACCGGCCGATGGTCGGCCACTTCACGGACACCGACGTGGTGCTGGACTTCCTCGCCTCCTCGGAGCACCCGCGGCTCGCTGCGCTCGGCACCTCCTGCCCGGACCACTTCCTGCGCACCAAGGTGAAGCCGCTCGTCCTCGACCTCCCCCCGAGCGCCTCGGTCGAGGACAGCATCGCCCGGCTGCACGAGCTGGCCGCGGCGTACCGCGAGGACTACCAGGCGTACTACGACCGGCACGCCACCCCCGAGTCGCCGGCCATCCGCGGCAAGGACCCGCTCATCGTGCTGGTGCCGGGCGTCGGCATGTTCAGCTTCGGCAAGGACAAGCAGACCGCCCGCGTGGCCGGTGAGTTCTACGTCAACGCGATCAACGTGATGCGCGGCGCGGAGGGCCTGTCGACGTACGCCCCGATCGACGAGGCGGAGAAGTTCCGCATCGAGTACTGGGCGCTCGAGGAGGCCAAGCTCCAGCGGATGCCGAAGCCGAAGCCGCTCGCCACGCGGGTCGCGCTCGTCACCGGCGCCGCCTCCGGCATCGGCAGGGCCACCGCGGCCAAGCTCGCCGCCGAGGGTGCCTGCGTCGTGATCGCCGACCTGTCGCTGGAGAGGGCGCAGGAGGCGGCCGTGGAGCTAGGCGGCAGCGACGTCGCCGTCGGCGTCCGGGTCGACGTGTCGAGTGCCGAGGCCGTGCAGGCGGCTGTCGATGCCGCGGTGCTCGCCTTCGGCGGCGTGGACCTGGTCGTCAACAACGCCGGCCTCTCGCTGTCCCGCTCGCTGCTGGAGACCACCGAGCAGGACTGGGACCTCCAGCACGACGTGATGGCCAAGGGCTCCTTCCTCGTCGCCCAGGCGACCGCGAAGGTGATGATCGAGCAGCGGATGGGCGGCGACATCGTCTACATCTCCAGCAAGAACTCGATCTTCGCCGGGCCCAACAACGTCGCGTACGGCGCCGCGAAGGCCGACCAGGCCCACCAGGTCCGGCTGTTGGCGGCCGAGCTCGGCGAGCACGGCATCAAGGTCAACGGCGTGAACCCCGACGGCGTCGTCCAGGGCTCCGGCATCTTCGCCAGCGGCTGGGGCGCCAACCGCGCCGCCGTCTACGGCGTCGAGGAGAAGGACCTCGGGAAGTTCTACGCCCAGCGCACGATCCTCAAGCGCGAGGTGCTGCCCGACCACATCGCCAACGCGGTGTTCGTGCTCTGCGGCCCGGAGCTGACCCACACCACCGGCCTGCACATCCCGGTCGACGCCGGGGTGGCCGCAGCGTTCCTGCGATGA
- a CDS encoding ABC transporter permease — MSTLTPDAPQAERATRTYPSYSRNLLARLLLNREAAVILALVVVFVYAMGNVQYFDGPLTIYNLLKEYAPILLMALPMTLIIVTGEIDLSVASTLGASAAITGVLVVEHDLSVPTAALVAIAAGAALGALNGFFVAYVGLPSLAVTIGSLALYRGLAQGLIQDKRISGFPGDWRSWPTERIGDTQYPNIIIPIVVLAVVFGLLLHFTGFGRSIFEIGLSDEAAHFAGVNVARTKLILFTLSGAVAAFAGVYVALKANSVATDTGTGFELKVIAGVLLGGVSIFGGRGALHGVIAGVLLIAVLNSALQLDGQGSEVIQIIIGLLLVGSVIASNFLPRIRALLPRRAVADAATPKTPVNGDHTRKVAQ; from the coding sequence ATGAGCACCCTGACTCCCGACGCCCCGCAGGCCGAGCGGGCGACCCGCACCTACCCGTCGTACTCCCGCAACCTGCTGGCCCGGCTCCTCCTCAACCGCGAGGCCGCGGTGATCCTCGCCCTGGTCGTGGTGTTCGTCTACGCGATGGGCAACGTGCAGTACTTCGACGGGCCGCTGACGATCTACAACCTGCTCAAGGAGTACGCGCCGATCCTGCTGATGGCGCTGCCGATGACGCTGATCATCGTCACCGGAGAGATCGACCTGTCGGTCGCCAGCACGCTCGGCGCGAGCGCGGCGATCACCGGCGTCCTCGTGGTCGAGCACGACCTGTCCGTGCCGACGGCCGCCCTCGTCGCGATCGCCGCCGGCGCCGCCCTCGGCGCGCTCAACGGCTTCTTCGTCGCGTACGTCGGGCTGCCCTCGCTCGCGGTGACCATCGGCAGCCTGGCGCTCTACCGCGGCCTGGCCCAGGGCCTGATCCAGGACAAGCGGATCTCCGGCTTCCCCGGCGACTGGCGCAGCTGGCCGACCGAGCGGATCGGCGACACGCAGTACCCCAACATCATCATCCCGATCGTCGTCCTGGCCGTGGTGTTCGGCCTGCTGCTCCACTTCACCGGCTTCGGCCGCAGCATCTTCGAGATCGGGCTCAGCGACGAGGCCGCCCACTTCGCCGGCGTCAACGTCGCCCGCACCAAGCTGATCCTGTTCACGCTCAGCGGCGCCGTGGCCGCCTTCGCCGGCGTGTACGTCGCCCTCAAGGCCAACTCCGTCGCCACCGACACCGGCACCGGCTTCGAGCTCAAGGTGATCGCGGGCGTGCTGCTCGGCGGCGTCTCCATCTTCGGCGGCCGCGGCGCGCTGCACGGCGTCATCGCCGGCGTGCTCCTCATCGCCGTCCTCAACTCGGCGCTCCAGCTCGACGGGCAGGGCTCCGAGGTCATCCAGATCATCATCGGCCTGCTGCTGGTCGGCTCGGTGATCGCCTCCAACTTCCTGCCGCGCATCCGGGCTCTGCTTCCGCGGCGGGCCGTGGCCGACGCAGCCACACCGAAGACGCCGGTCAACGGCGACCACACCCGAAAGGTAGCTCAATGA
- a CDS encoding (Fe-S)-binding protein, with product MNRFNSCGGGRVGGMRVALMVTCVNDAMFPGTGRAVVRLLRRLGVEVEFPGAQTCCGQPMVNTGYLDEAVPAVRSFVGAFEGYDAIVTPSGSCAGSARHQHGLVARRAGDAGLAAAVARTSPRTYELSEFLVDVLGVSDVGAYFPHSVTYHPTCHSLRMLGVGDRPRRLLEGVRGLRLVDLPQAEECCGFGGTFALKNSDTSVAMGSDKARHVRETGAEVLVAGDNSCLMHIGGVLGRGRAGVRVMHLAEILASTEEQPA from the coding sequence ATGAATCGTTTCAACAGCTGTGGCGGTGGGAGAGTGGGCGGTATGCGTGTCGCGTTGATGGTCACCTGCGTGAACGACGCGATGTTCCCGGGGACGGGGCGGGCCGTTGTCCGGCTGCTGCGGCGGCTGGGTGTGGAGGTCGAGTTCCCGGGGGCGCAGACGTGCTGCGGGCAGCCGATGGTCAACACGGGCTATCTCGACGAGGCGGTGCCGGCGGTGCGCTCGTTCGTGGGCGCTTTCGAGGGGTACGACGCGATCGTGACGCCGTCGGGATCGTGTGCGGGCTCGGCGCGGCATCAGCACGGCCTGGTCGCCCGGCGCGCGGGTGATGCGGGCCTGGCGGCGGCGGTGGCGCGGACCTCTCCGCGGACCTACGAGCTGAGCGAGTTCCTGGTCGACGTGCTGGGGGTGAGCGATGTCGGGGCCTACTTCCCGCACTCGGTGACCTACCACCCGACCTGCCACTCGCTGCGGATGCTGGGCGTCGGCGACCGTCCCCGGCGGCTGCTGGAGGGGGTGCGGGGCCTGCGGCTGGTGGATCTGCCCCAGGCCGAGGAGTGCTGCGGTTTCGGTGGGACGTTCGCGTTGAAGAACTCCGACACGTCGGTCGCGATGGGCTCTGACAAGGCTCGGCATGTGCGGGAGACCGGTGCGGAGGTGCTGGTCGCCGGGGACAACTCGTGTCTGATGCACATCGGCGGTGTGCTCGGCCGTGGGCGAGCCGGCGTCCGGGTGATGCATCTGGCGGAGATCCTCGCCTCGACCGAGGAGCAGCCGGCATGA
- a CDS encoding OmpL47-type beta-barrel domain-containing protein: MTAQGVAVSLPPVADPVAAGDEVTGALVVANDGGAEVTDLTATVRVAGWAPASVEPVDLAPGGSVELPVPVVVPANAAAGDYDARVEVAFTLDGHDYTVSDTTAGWARVDSGLGIGDVTAEPAAEDPVERVVLQVPVTNDGERDLRVSVAAGSLPDGWRSVASAETLVPAGETVTATVPVTVPLDLVGGTTELSVDVRRAGRTVVSKAASVTVDLPHPPAGEAVDHVDFGESGSEQAHGLQASPSSGTNTEAGYTRRYAHSNFPGSWYSVEVAVPAGEPFLIRNVETYDGARTKKYNVYVDDVLVKTQLVPRSESGAGIKVYDLVVDDPAVLPADGTARIKYEYPLDASGYYDPSLADMWVLPLPEDTRAPDVSATVTSGVPGAGSWYSSPVAVEVTAADGRDPAPAVQVGRSSGWQDYTGPVVLAEEGEHTVSYRATDAAGNRSAAGELKVGIDLTPPVTVVTTERGSGVEESDRARLELTAEDALSGVARTSYRIDGGKWKRSDGSPVLVEGYGDHVVEYVSTDLAGNTEAVHRTTVTLADVDEIAAIVAPQVTGTPQFGATLTATDGSWNTKGLALTRQWLRDGTPIPGATGSSYLLGGADLGARISVRVTATKEGDSGVADSAATSPVTAAGLALGVPALTGKARVGKRLTATLAVPAGATVSYQWFAGGKAIKKGTKARLKLKGKWQGKRIRVKVTVSLPGHQTTTVTSAKTGKVKRR; this comes from the coding sequence ATGACCGCCCAGGGCGTGGCCGTGAGCCTCCCGCCCGTCGCGGACCCGGTCGCCGCCGGCGACGAGGTGACGGGTGCGCTCGTCGTCGCGAACGACGGCGGTGCCGAGGTCACCGACCTGACCGCCACCGTCCGGGTCGCCGGCTGGGCGCCGGCGAGCGTGGAGCCGGTGGACCTGGCGCCTGGCGGCAGCGTCGAGCTGCCCGTGCCGGTGGTCGTCCCCGCCAACGCCGCGGCCGGCGACTACGACGCCCGCGTGGAGGTCGCCTTCACCCTCGACGGTCACGACTACACCGTCAGCGACACGACCGCGGGCTGGGCACGGGTCGACTCCGGGCTGGGCATCGGCGACGTCACCGCCGAGCCCGCCGCCGAGGACCCGGTGGAGCGGGTCGTGCTGCAGGTCCCGGTGACCAACGACGGCGAACGGGACCTCCGGGTCTCCGTGGCCGCCGGCAGCCTCCCCGACGGCTGGCGCTCGGTCGCCTCGGCCGAGACGCTCGTCCCCGCCGGGGAGACGGTCACCGCGACGGTTCCCGTCACCGTTCCCCTCGACCTGGTCGGCGGGACGACGGAGCTGAGCGTCGACGTACGACGGGCCGGGCGGACGGTGGTCTCGAAGGCCGCCAGCGTCACCGTGGACCTGCCGCACCCGCCGGCGGGCGAGGCGGTCGACCACGTCGACTTCGGCGAGTCGGGATCGGAGCAGGCGCACGGCCTGCAGGCGTCGCCGAGCAGCGGCACCAACACCGAGGCCGGCTACACCCGGCGCTACGCCCACTCGAACTTCCCGGGCTCGTGGTACTCGGTCGAGGTCGCCGTCCCCGCCGGGGAGCCGTTCCTGATCCGCAACGTCGAGACCTACGACGGCGCGCGCACCAAGAAGTACAACGTCTACGTCGACGACGTGCTGGTGAAGACCCAGCTGGTGCCGCGCAGCGAGTCGGGCGCGGGCATCAAGGTCTACGACCTCGTGGTCGACGACCCGGCGGTGCTGCCCGCGGACGGCACCGCGCGGATCAAGTACGAGTACCCGCTCGACGCCTCCGGCTACTACGACCCGTCGCTGGCCGACATGTGGGTGCTGCCCCTGCCGGAGGACACCCGGGCGCCGGACGTGTCCGCCACGGTGACCAGCGGGGTGCCGGGCGCCGGGAGCTGGTACTCCTCGCCGGTCGCCGTCGAGGTGACCGCCGCCGACGGCCGCGACCCGGCTCCGGCGGTCCAGGTGGGCCGCTCCTCGGGCTGGCAGGACTACACCGGCCCCGTCGTCCTCGCCGAGGAGGGGGAGCACACCGTCTCCTACCGCGCGACGGACGCCGCCGGGAACCGGTCGGCGGCGGGTGAGCTGAAGGTCGGCATCGACCTGACGCCGCCGGTCACCGTGGTGACCACCGAGCGGGGCAGCGGCGTCGAGGAGTCCGACCGTGCGCGGCTGGAGCTCACGGCCGAGGACGCCCTGAGCGGCGTGGCGCGCACGAGCTACCGGATCGACGGTGGGAAGTGGAAGCGGTCCGACGGCAGCCCGGTGCTGGTCGAGGGGTACGGCGACCACGTCGTCGAGTACGTCTCCACCGACCTCGCCGGCAACACCGAGGCGGTGCACCGCACCACGGTCACGCTCGCCGACGTCGACGAGATCGCCGCGATCGTGGCGCCGCAGGTGACGGGCACGCCGCAGTTCGGCGCGACCCTCACCGCCACCGACGGCTCCTGGAACACCAAGGGGCTCGCCCTCACCCGGCAGTGGCTGCGCGACGGTACGCCGATCCCGGGAGCCACCGGGTCGTCGTACCTGCTCGGTGGCGCCGACCTCGGCGCCCGCATCTCGGTGCGGGTGACGGCCACCAAGGAGGGTGACAGCGGCGTCGCGGACTCGGCGGCGACCAGCCCGGTGACCGCCGCCGGCCTCGCGCTGGGTGTCCCCGCGCTCACCGGCAAGGCGCGGGTCGGGAAGAGGCTGACCGCGACGCTGGCGGTGCCGGCCGGCGCCACCGTGTCCTACCAGTGGTTCGCCGGCGGGAAGGCGATCAAGAAGGGCACCAAGGCGAGGCTGAAGCTGAAGGGGAAGTGGCAGGGCAAGAGGATCCGGGTGAAGGTCACCGTGTCCCTGCCCGGTCACCAGACCACGACGGTGACCAGCGCCAAGACCGGGAAGGTGAAGCGACGCTGA